Proteins encoded within one genomic window of Acidiferrobacter thiooxydans:
- a CDS encoding adenylosuccinate synthase — translation MAKNVVVIGTQWGDEGKGKIVDLLTERASAVVRFQGGHNAGHTLVISGQKTVLHLIPSGILRHDVRCYIGNGVVLAVGPLFDEVVALERAGVPVLDRLKISDACPLILPHHIALDVARERARGAAAIGTTGRGIGPAYEDKVSRRGLRLGDIFDETSFAAKLKDVMSYHNFTLEHFFHAPTVSYEDTLAEIMGYRDRLAKICCDVPEALDAHQARGESLLFEGAQGTFLDIDHGTYPFVTSSNTSAGAAATGSGVGPHALHYVLGITKAYATRVGAGPFPTELFDAIGDRLGDRGQEFGATTGRKRRCGWFDAVAVRRARQINGFSGLCITKLDVLDGLDTVKICVAYEVDGKRRGTPPAAAETLARCQPVYEEMPGWGESTVGIRRLEELPANARRYLDRLQELTGTPIDIISTGADREETIVIRNPFQE, via the coding sequence ATGGCAAAGAACGTCGTGGTAATCGGTACCCAATGGGGGGATGAAGGGAAGGGCAAGATCGTCGATCTCCTGACCGAGCGCGCCTCTGCGGTCGTGCGCTTTCAGGGTGGTCATAATGCCGGCCATACGCTGGTCATATCCGGCCAAAAAACGGTCCTGCACCTCATACCCTCGGGAATCCTGAGACACGATGTGCGATGCTACATAGGAAACGGCGTAGTGCTGGCGGTCGGGCCCTTGTTTGACGAGGTGGTGGCCCTGGAACGAGCCGGAGTCCCGGTCCTTGACCGCCTGAAGATCAGCGATGCCTGCCCGCTCATCCTCCCGCACCATATCGCCCTCGACGTCGCCCGCGAGCGCGCGCGCGGCGCCGCGGCCATAGGGACCACGGGCCGCGGCATCGGGCCCGCCTATGAAGATAAGGTCTCGCGGCGCGGCCTGCGGCTGGGAGACATCTTTGATGAGACCTCGTTTGCCGCAAAACTGAAGGATGTGATGTCCTATCACAACTTCACCCTCGAGCACTTCTTCCATGCCCCGACGGTAAGCTACGAAGACACGCTGGCCGAGATCATGGGTTATCGTGACCGGCTCGCGAAGATCTGTTGCGATGTCCCGGAGGCCCTCGACGCTCATCAGGCGCGCGGTGAATCCCTGCTCTTTGAAGGGGCGCAGGGCACCTTCCTCGATATCGATCACGGCACCTATCCGTTCGTGACCTCCTCGAACACCAGCGCCGGCGCCGCCGCCACTGGGTCCGGCGTCGGCCCGCATGCGCTCCATTACGTGCTCGGAATCACCAAGGCCTACGCCACACGCGTCGGGGCCGGTCCGTTTCCCACGGAACTGTTCGACGCCATCGGCGATCGGCTCGGTGATCGCGGCCAGGAATTCGGCGCCACCACCGGCCGCAAGCGTCGCTGTGGATGGTTCGATGCCGTGGCCGTGCGCCGCGCGCGCCAGATCAATGGATTTTCGGGGCTTTGCATCACCAAGCTCGACGTCCTGGATGGCCTCGATACGGTGAAGATCTGCGTGGCCTACGAGGTCGACGGTAAGCGTCGTGGAACACCTCCGGCGGCGGCTGAGACCCTGGCGCGATGCCAGCCGGTGTACGAGGAGATGCCGGGATGGGGCGAATCGACGGTCGGAATTCGCCGCCTCGAGGAATTACCGGCCAATGCCCGGCGCTACCTCGATCGGCTCCAGGAACTGACCGGCACGCCCATCGACATCATATCGACCGGCGCGGATCGCGAGGAAACCATCGTGATACGTAATCCATTTCAGGAATAA
- the rnr gene encoding ribonuclease R, translating into MSTRNDPPQFHDPEAEREAQNYEFPVPSREAVMAYLGSQDEPVPLRQLLEDLGVRGERDVESFGRRLRAMERDGQLLKNRRGRYGLVQRMDLIQGRVIGHADGFGFLAREDGNDDLFIPAREMRKVLHGDRVVAHVASLDARGRGECLIVEVLERAQKQVVGRYRVERGVAFVTPDDRRIGRDIMIGDDPGAMTAHGGEIVVCEILEQPTAKSPPVGRIVEVLGDRDAPGMEIEIALRKYDLPHEFGRAVQDEVAGLAPTIDAAEAARREDLRDLPLVTIDGEDARDFDDAVYCEKNRGGWRLVVAIADVSYYVRPGTALDEEARARGNSVYFPKAVIPMLPEVLSNGLCSLNPDVDRLCMACEIQLDRYGKFKKYRFFEAVMRSRARLTYTEVASLLAGGAQAAPERASLMPALEALYGLYRVLHAARAKRGSVDFELPETRIVFDANRKIERIEPLVRNDAHKLIEECMLAANVCAAQFLIDRGVPALFRVHAGPTPQKLKDLRVMLFEMGLELGGGDKPSGKDYAALLAQAPPGPEGRLLQTLLLRSLSQAMYGPEDVGHFALGYEHYTHFTSPIRRYPDLVVHRAIKGALGEIPARAPDMSMKAIGEHCSLTERRADDATRDVIRSLKTEYMADKVGQEFDAVVSGVMAFGLFVELADIYVDGLVHVSSLGHDYYHFDPAHHRMVGERTGQHYRLGDAVRVRLLRVDVDEGKLDFELIAQTTERAARPDGASRPRRRRRSRRG; encoded by the coding sequence ATGTCAACGCGAAACGATCCCCCACAATTCCACGACCCCGAGGCCGAGCGAGAGGCCCAGAACTATGAGTTTCCCGTGCCGAGCCGCGAGGCCGTCATGGCCTATCTCGGATCGCAGGATGAGCCGGTCCCGCTGCGCCAGCTGCTAGAAGACCTGGGGGTGCGCGGCGAACGCGACGTCGAGTCCTTCGGGCGGCGCTTGCGCGCCATGGAGCGGGATGGCCAGCTTTTGAAGAATCGCCGCGGGCGTTATGGCCTGGTGCAGCGCATGGATCTCATCCAAGGGCGCGTGATCGGCCATGCGGATGGCTTCGGGTTCCTGGCGCGCGAGGATGGCAACGACGACCTATTTATCCCGGCGCGCGAGATGCGCAAGGTCCTGCACGGCGATCGCGTAGTGGCCCATGTGGCCAGCCTCGACGCCCGTGGACGTGGCGAATGTCTGATCGTGGAGGTACTGGAACGCGCCCAGAAACAGGTTGTGGGGCGTTACCGCGTGGAGCGTGGGGTAGCCTTCGTAACCCCCGATGATCGCCGTATCGGACGCGACATCATGATCGGCGACGACCCGGGGGCAATGACCGCTCACGGCGGCGAGATCGTGGTGTGCGAGATACTCGAGCAGCCGACGGCCAAGAGCCCGCCTGTCGGACGTATCGTCGAGGTGCTTGGCGATCGCGACGCACCAGGGATGGAGATCGAGATTGCGCTCCGCAAATACGATCTTCCGCATGAGTTCGGGCGGGCCGTGCAAGACGAGGTGGCCGGTCTTGCACCGACCATAGACGCCGCGGAGGCCGCGCGCCGCGAAGACCTGCGCGATCTGCCGCTTGTCACCATAGACGGGGAGGACGCGCGCGATTTTGACGATGCCGTCTATTGTGAGAAGAACCGCGGAGGCTGGCGGCTTGTGGTCGCGATCGCCGATGTGTCGTACTACGTGAGGCCCGGCACCGCGCTCGATGAAGAGGCTCGGGCGCGCGGAAATTCGGTGTATTTCCCGAAGGCCGTGATCCCCATGCTCCCCGAGGTGTTGTCAAACGGCCTGTGCTCCTTGAACCCGGATGTCGACCGGTTATGCATGGCCTGCGAAATCCAGCTGGACCGGTATGGCAAGTTCAAGAAATATCGCTTTTTCGAGGCTGTCATGCGGTCCCGCGCGCGCCTCACCTATACCGAGGTCGCCTCCCTCCTTGCCGGCGGCGCACAGGCGGCACCGGAACGCGCATCGCTCATGCCGGCCCTGGAGGCCCTCTACGGCCTCTATCGGGTTTTGCATGCCGCCCGCGCGAAACGCGGATCCGTGGATTTCGAGTTGCCTGAGACCCGCATCGTGTTCGACGCCAACCGCAAGATCGAGCGCATAGAACCGCTGGTGCGTAACGATGCCCACAAGCTCATCGAGGAATGCATGCTGGCGGCCAATGTCTGTGCCGCGCAATTTCTCATCGATCGGGGCGTGCCGGCGCTCTTTCGGGTGCATGCAGGACCGACACCCCAGAAGCTGAAGGATCTGCGCGTCATGCTGTTCGAGATGGGGCTCGAGCTGGGCGGTGGCGACAAGCCGAGCGGGAAGGATTACGCGGCGCTGCTCGCGCAGGCCCCACCCGGACCCGAGGGGCGACTCCTGCAGACGCTGCTCTTACGTAGCCTGAGTCAAGCGATGTATGGGCCCGAGGATGTCGGCCACTTCGCCCTGGGCTATGAGCATTACACGCATTTCACCTCACCGATCCGTCGCTATCCGGATCTGGTCGTGCACCGCGCCATCAAGGGTGCGCTCGGGGAAATACCCGCGCGCGCCCCAGACATGTCGATGAAAGCCATTGGCGAACACTGCTCGCTGACCGAACGCCGCGCCGACGACGCTACGCGTGATGTGATCCGCTCGCTGAAGACCGAATATATGGCCGACAAGGTCGGACAGGAGTTCGACGCGGTGGTGAGCGGGGTGATGGCCTTCGGGCTCTTTGTCGAACTCGCGGATATTTACGTCGACGGCCTGGTGCACGTGTCCTCGCTCGGCCATGACTACTATCACTTCGACCCAGCCCATCATCGCATGGTCGGGGAGCGCACCGGCCAGCACTACCGGCTTGGTGATGCCGTGCGCGTGCGATTGCTGCGCGTCGACGTAGATGAGGGCAAGCTCGACTTTGAGCTCATCGCGCAGACCACGGAGAGGGCGGCGCGCCCCGACGGCGCTTCGCGCCCCAGGCGCCGCCGCCGATCGCGTCGTGGCTGA
- a CDS encoding ATP phosphoribosyltransferase regulatory subunit has translation MRRDRWLLPAGVEEILPPAARHAEQVRRRLLDLLDSWGYDLVMPPLVEYLESLLTGVGHELDLKTFKLTDQLTGRLMGLRADMTPQAARIDAHYLRRDTPVRLCYLGPVVRTRPDEFGGAREPWQIGAELFGQSGPRADAEVLRLMLALLECAGFSSLHVDIGHVGVYRALAREARMEEAVEQELHEALRRRSRAEVDAILADLALPARSDRHLRTLIDLHGAEAEFMALEAILADAGPEVQVALTDLKAMWRVVDQAQPGIRWHFDLAELSGYGYHTGVVFSAFVEGYGQAIAQGGRYDEIGRAFGRSRPAVGFSADLRLLLKLRDEPAQAPPAILAPCCDDKALREAVRALRARGERVIEVLREGAEQDQGTGCDRELVQQDGRWTVVARR, from the coding sequence ATGCGGCGCGATCGCTGGCTTTTGCCTGCGGGAGTAGAAGAAATATTGCCGCCGGCGGCGCGCCACGCCGAACAGGTCCGGCGGCGGCTGCTGGACCTTCTCGACAGTTGGGGTTATGACCTCGTCATGCCGCCGCTCGTGGAGTATCTGGAGTCCTTACTCACGGGCGTCGGGCACGAACTCGATCTAAAGACCTTCAAGCTTACGGATCAGTTGACGGGTCGTCTCATGGGCCTGCGCGCGGACATGACGCCGCAGGCCGCGCGCATCGACGCCCACTACCTGCGCCGTGATACCCCGGTGCGGCTTTGTTATCTGGGACCGGTGGTGCGCACGCGCCCCGATGAATTCGGGGGGGCGCGCGAACCCTGGCAGATCGGCGCGGAACTCTTCGGGCAATCGGGGCCACGCGCCGATGCCGAGGTCCTGCGACTCATGTTGGCCCTCCTCGAATGCGCGGGTTTTTCCAGTCTTCATGTGGATATTGGCCACGTAGGCGTGTATCGTGCCCTGGCGCGCGAGGCGCGCATGGAGGAAGCCGTCGAGCAGGAGCTCCACGAGGCGCTCCGGCGCCGGTCGCGCGCCGAGGTCGATGCGATCCTGGCGGATCTTGCGCTTCCGGCGCGCAGCGACCGCCACCTGCGGACGTTGATCGATCTTCATGGGGCCGAGGCGGAGTTTATGGCACTGGAGGCGATACTGGCCGATGCCGGCCCGGAGGTCCAGGTCGCCCTCACGGACCTTAAGGCCATGTGGCGGGTGGTCGATCAGGCGCAGCCCGGCATCAGGTGGCACTTCGATCTCGCCGAGCTGAGCGGCTATGGCTATCACACGGGCGTGGTGTTCTCGGCCTTCGTGGAAGGCTATGGGCAGGCCATCGCACAGGGTGGGCGTTACGATGAGATCGGGCGTGCCTTCGGACGGTCGCGGCCGGCGGTGGGATTCAGCGCCGACCTACGGCTGCTTCTCAAGCTGCGCGATGAGCCTGCCCAGGCGCCGCCTGCGATCCTCGCGCCGTGTTGCGATGACAAGGCCTTGCGCGAGGCGGTGCGCGCGTTGCGCGCACGCGGCGAGAGGGTGATCGAAGTTCTGCGTGAGGGTGCGGAACAGGACCAGGGCACGGGCTGCGATCGCGAGCTCGTACAACAAGACGGCCGGTGGACGGTCGTAGCGAGGCGTTAG
- the rlmB gene encoding 23S rRNA (guanosine(2251)-2'-O)-methyltransferase RlmB: protein MADDAFAELIAGPHAVAAALKAHPDTVDCVWIAKERSDERVHGIVALARAVHVLVHQSPRTALDRMAPGLAHQGVLARRRRVERPREEDLVAHLGRLVQPLVLVLDGVQDPHNLGACLRSAEGAGVDLVIVPRHARAPLSAVASRAACGAAERLPLYEVANLARTLRALKEAGLWVVGAAANAQASLHDSPPPTPTAWVLGGEGSGLRRLTREACDVLVRIPMHGHTESLNVSVATGLCLYESVRARAAAKAHPPEIALPPINH from the coding sequence GTGGCTGACGATGCCTTCGCGGAGCTGATCGCGGGCCCGCACGCGGTAGCGGCGGCCCTGAAGGCCCACCCGGATACCGTCGATTGCGTCTGGATCGCCAAGGAGCGGTCCGATGAACGCGTGCATGGTATCGTGGCCTTGGCGCGTGCCGTGCACGTGCTGGTCCACCAGAGCCCGCGCACGGCCCTCGACCGCATGGCCCCGGGGCTTGCGCACCAAGGGGTGCTGGCGCGCCGCCGACGGGTGGAGCGCCCGCGCGAAGAGGACCTGGTGGCCCATCTCGGGCGACTGGTGCAGCCCTTGGTGCTGGTCTTGGACGGGGTGCAGGACCCGCATAACCTCGGGGCCTGCCTGCGTAGCGCAGAGGGCGCGGGGGTGGATCTTGTGATCGTGCCACGACATGCCCGCGCGCCGCTGTCGGCGGTCGCCTCGCGTGCGGCCTGCGGGGCCGCCGAACGTCTGCCGCTCTACGAAGTGGCCAATCTCGCGCGCACCTTGCGCGCACTGAAAGAGGCTGGGCTGTGGGTGGTGGGCGCGGCCGCCAATGCCCAAGCCTCCCTGCACGACAGCCCGCCTCCGACCCCCACCGCATGGGTCTTAGGCGGGGAGGGATCGGGGTTGCGGCGCCTGACCCGGGAGGCCTGCGATGTGCTGGTACGCATCCCCATGCACGGGCACACCGAGAGCTTGAACGTGTCGGTGGCCACCGGGCTGTGCCTTTATGAGAGTGTACGCGCGCGGGCGGCCGCCAAGGCCCATCCCCCGGAAATTGCGTTACCCCCCATAAATCACTAG
- the alr gene encoding alanine racemase, whose amino-acid sequence MRPAYASLDAAALRHNLAEARALTGARIMAIVKANGYGHGLVWVAKTLAEADAFGVASLEEGLELRAAGIRQEICLLEGFFDAAEMPVILRERLTPVVHDHYQVEVLKGMRGEQRCDVWIKVDTGMHRLGFEPAEVPAVVADLAALPCIARLGLLSHLACAEEADTTPSRHQIERFAKLAFPGLRRSLANSAGIMRWPATHADWVRPGLMLYGASPLAPDTSMPTRLKPVMTLRSRLISVRHRREGDAIGYGGVYRCPRDMPVGVVGVGYGDGYPREFRTAVSVLVRGQRAPVIGRVSMDMLTVDLRAVAEARVGDEVILWGQGLPVEEVAHAAGTIPYTLLCGLTQRLPRRECLSTTPA is encoded by the coding sequence ATGAGGCCGGCCTATGCCTCGCTGGACGCCGCCGCGCTTCGCCATAATCTGGCCGAGGCGCGGGCCCTGACCGGGGCGCGGATCATGGCCATCGTCAAGGCCAATGGCTATGGCCATGGCTTGGTATGGGTGGCCAAGACGCTCGCGGAGGCCGATGCCTTCGGGGTGGCGAGCCTGGAAGAGGGGCTGGAGCTGCGCGCCGCCGGCATCCGCCAGGAGATCTGCCTGCTGGAGGGCTTTTTCGATGCCGCCGAAATGCCCGTGATCCTGCGTGAGCGGCTGACGCCGGTGGTCCATGACCACTATCAGGTCGAGGTCTTGAAGGGTATGCGCGGCGAGCAGCGCTGCGACGTATGGATCAAAGTCGACACCGGCATGCATCGTCTCGGTTTCGAGCCGGCCGAGGTACCCGCAGTGGTGGCCGATCTCGCGGCCTTGCCGTGCATCGCGCGGCTTGGCCTGCTGTCCCATCTGGCGTGCGCCGAGGAGGCCGATACCACACCCAGCCGGCACCAGATCGAGCGCTTCGCGAAGCTCGCGTTTCCGGGCTTGCGACGCAGCCTTGCCAATTCCGCGGGAATCATGCGCTGGCCGGCGACGCACGCCGACTGGGTACGGCCCGGCCTCATGCTCTACGGGGCCTCACCGCTTGCCCCGGATACTTCGATGCCGACTCGTTTGAAACCGGTCATGACCTTGCGCAGCCGCTTGATCAGCGTCCGTCACCGGCGGGAAGGGGACGCGATCGGTTATGGGGGCGTGTACCGCTGCCCGCGTGATATGCCGGTGGGGGTCGTGGGCGTGGGTTACGGCGACGGCTACCCCCGCGAATTCCGTACCGCGGTATCGGTGCTCGTGCGTGGTCAGCGCGCGCCGGTCATAGGGCGGGTTTCAATGGATATGCTGACAGTCGACCTGCGCGCCGTGGCCGAGGCGCGCGTCGGCGACGAAGTGATCCTGTGGGGCCAGGGCTTACCGGTGGAAGAGGTCGCGCACGCCGCTGGGACCATCCCATACACCTTGCTCTGCGGTCTTACGCAACGGCTTCCGCGGCGTGAGTGCCTGTCAACTACCCCGGCATAA
- the rplI gene encoding 50S ribosomal protein L9 has protein sequence MQIILLEKIRNLGDLGDQVTVKPGFGRNFLIPKGKAVRATPENKARFESERAERERRQQEQLANARARAERLGGVTIQLVRKAGEEDRIFGSVGTSDIAEAMVAAGFEIAKAEIELPNGPLKTVGDHELQVSLHPEVTATIIVSVVAES, from the coding sequence ATGCAGATCATTCTCCTTGAGAAAATCCGGAATCTCGGCGACCTGGGCGACCAGGTGACCGTGAAGCCCGGCTTCGGGCGCAATTTCCTGATCCCGAAGGGTAAGGCGGTACGCGCCACCCCCGAGAACAAGGCGCGCTTCGAATCCGAACGCGCGGAACGCGAACGGCGTCAGCAAGAACAGCTGGCGAATGCCAGAGCGCGTGCCGAACGGCTCGGTGGAGTCACCATACAGCTCGTACGCAAGGCCGGGGAAGAGGACCGCATTTTCGGGTCGGTGGGGACGTCCGATATCGCCGAGGCCATGGTCGCTGCCGGTTTCGAGATCGCCAAGGCCGAGATCGAGCTACCCAATGGGCCGCTGAAGACTGTGGGGGATCACGAACTGCAGGTGAGCCTGCATCCCGAGGTGACGGCCACCATCATCGTGTCGGTCGTCGCGGAATCCTAG
- the hflC gene encoding protease modulator HflC, with product MRTRALWPFAAALAFVVVLLDATLYEVDAGQYAVVTTFGRIVQSRVGPGLHAKIPFIQNAHIFNARLLNLRVEPQALLTKGRKQVLVDAYVEYRIASFRRYLTSTGGSRHKAEERIREAAVTGFRRFFAQRTLAQVLTGQGLGSLTKMVDAQAARYGLVIADLRIQRLGLGDRVVDAIDKRMASDQLTRAARIEARAMAKAQVARGQADRKRARILAQAYEKAGIIRGRAQADAAAIYAKAYGRDPRFFVFYKSLRAYVRSFANRQTTLVIGPDSGFLRFLKNQGPYAK from the coding sequence ATGAGGACGCGTGCCCTTTGGCCGTTTGCCGCGGCGCTCGCGTTCGTGGTCGTGCTCCTTGATGCCACGCTCTACGAGGTCGACGCCGGACAATATGCCGTGGTCACGACCTTTGGGCGGATCGTCCAAAGCCGCGTGGGACCCGGACTGCATGCCAAGATACCATTTATACAAAACGCGCATATCTTCAATGCCCGGCTCCTCAACCTGCGCGTGGAACCACAGGCCCTGCTTACCAAGGGCCGCAAACAGGTGCTGGTGGATGCCTACGTCGAGTACCGGATCGCAAGCTTCCGCCGTTACCTGACCAGCACCGGGGGGTCGCGACATAAGGCCGAGGAACGCATCCGTGAGGCGGCAGTGACCGGATTCCGGCGATTTTTTGCACAGCGCACGCTTGCCCAGGTGCTCACGGGTCAGGGCCTGGGGTCGCTGACGAAAATGGTGGATGCGCAGGCTGCGCGCTACGGGCTTGTGATTGCTGATCTGCGCATTCAGCGCTTGGGCCTTGGGGATCGCGTCGTCGATGCCATCGATAAACGTATGGCGTCCGATCAGCTGACCCGTGCCGCGCGCATCGAGGCGCGCGCCATGGCCAAGGCGCAGGTGGCACGCGGACAGGCCGACCGTAAGCGTGCCAGAATTCTCGCTCAGGCCTACGAGAAGGCGGGGATCATACGTGGCCGCGCGCAGGCCGACGCCGCGGCAATCTATGCCAAGGCCTATGGTCGCGATCCGCGCTTCTTCGTGTTTTACAAGAGTCTGCGCGCCTATGTGCGCAGCTTTGCCAACCGGCAGACGACCCTCGTCATCGGCCCCGACAGCGGATTTCTGCGTTTTCTGAAAAACCAGGGGCCCTATGCAAAATGA
- the dnaB gene encoding replicative DNA helicase, whose protein sequence is MTDKTAGAPRVRGGVEPRVRVAPQSLEAEQAVLGGLLLDAGAWDRIADRISEVDFYRREHQTIFAAVAGLHEDGRPVDIVTVSERLGAGPLEAVGGLGYLGALAENTPSANNIQAYADIVRERALVRRLIEVVNDIGDKAYQPEGRSAVELLDYAERGVFAITESGSRRGGFRPLKTLLTAAVDRIDTLFRSNSTITGVATGFTDLDNMTSGLQPGDLVIVAGRPSMGKTAFALNIAENAAVGLKLPVAIFSLEMPGEQLAMRLMSSLGRINAHRLRTGKLEDEDWPRLTSAVGMLAEASVYIDDTPALTPMELRARSRRLMREHGLGLIVVDYLQLMQASESTENRATEISGITRSLKGLAKELNVPLVALSQLNRSLEQRPNKRPVMSDLRESGAIEQDADVIFFIYRDEVYNEESEDKGTAEIIIGKQRNGPIGKARLTYLGEYTRFENHADAHAYDGSYA, encoded by the coding sequence ATGACCGATAAGACCGCGGGCGCTCCGCGCGTCCGCGGCGGCGTGGAACCGCGGGTGCGCGTCGCCCCGCAGTCCCTGGAAGCCGAACAGGCGGTCCTCGGCGGGCTTTTGCTTGACGCCGGGGCCTGGGACCGTATCGCCGATCGTATCTCCGAGGTCGATTTCTACCGGCGCGAGCACCAGACCATCTTCGCGGCCGTGGCCGGCCTTCACGAGGATGGGCGGCCGGTCGACATCGTGACCGTGAGCGAACGTCTCGGCGCCGGTCCCCTGGAGGCGGTGGGCGGGCTTGGCTATCTGGGGGCGCTCGCGGAAAATACCCCCAGCGCCAACAATATCCAGGCCTATGCCGACATCGTGCGCGAACGCGCCTTGGTGCGGCGCCTGATCGAGGTGGTCAACGATATCGGCGACAAGGCCTACCAACCGGAGGGCCGCAGCGCCGTCGAATTGCTCGACTACGCCGAGCGCGGGGTATTCGCGATCACCGAAAGCGGTAGTCGCCGCGGGGGCTTCCGGCCCCTGAAGACGCTGTTGACGGCAGCCGTCGACCGTATCGATACGCTGTTTCGCTCGAACTCCACGATCACCGGCGTGGCCACCGGGTTTACCGACCTCGACAATATGACCTCGGGGCTTCAACCCGGCGATCTTGTGATCGTGGCGGGACGCCCATCGATGGGCAAGACCGCCTTCGCGCTCAATATCGCCGAGAATGCCGCCGTGGGTCTGAAACTGCCGGTGGCGATCTTCAGTCTGGAGATGCCAGGCGAACAACTGGCTATGCGCCTCATGTCGTCCTTGGGGCGTATCAACGCCCATAGACTGCGCACCGGGAAGCTCGAGGACGAGGACTGGCCGCGGCTGACATCGGCGGTGGGCATGCTGGCGGAGGCCTCGGTGTACATCGATGACACCCCGGCGCTTACCCCGATGGAACTGCGCGCGCGCTCCCGGCGATTGATGCGCGAACATGGACTGGGACTCATCGTGGTCGACTATCTGCAGCTCATGCAGGCCTCGGAAAGCACCGAGAACCGGGCCACGGAAATATCAGGAATTACACGGTCTCTCAAAGGGTTAGCCAAGGAACTTAATGTTCCTCTTGTGGCCTTGTCGCAATTGAATCGATCCCTGGAACAGCGCCCCAACAAGCGCCCGGTGATGTCGGATCTGCGGGAATCCGGGGCCATCGAACAGGATGCCGACGTCATCTTCTTCATCTATCGTGATGAAGTCTACAACGAGGAGAGCGAGGACAAGGGGACCGCCGAGATCATCATCGGCAAGCAGCGCAACGGGCCGATCGGAAAGGCCCGGCTCACCTATCTTGGCGAGTACACGCGTTTCGAAAACCACGCCGATGCCCATGCCTATGATGGATCCTATGCATGA
- the rpsR gene encoding 30S ribosomal protein S18, translating into MSRFFRRKKFCKFTAEGTVEIDYKDLATLKAYITETGKIIPSRNTGTKARYQRQLARAVKLARHLALLPYSDAHN; encoded by the coding sequence ATGTCGCGCTTTTTTCGCCGCAAGAAGTTCTGCAAATTTACCGCCGAAGGCACAGTCGAGATCGATTACAAGGACCTCGCGACCCTGAAGGCTTACATTACCGAGACCGGCAAGATCATCCCGAGCCGCAATACCGGCACCAAGGCCCGTTATCAGCGTCAGCTCGCGCGTGCCGTGAAGCTCGCCCGGCATCTCGCGCTTTTGCCGTATAGCGACGCGCACAACTAA
- the rpsF gene encoding 30S ribosomal protein S6 — MRHYEIVFLVHPDQSEQVPAMIERYRSLIEGGDGRIHRLEDWGRRQLAYPISKVHKAHYVLMNIECTPAILAELETAFKFNDAVIRTLTLARDEAVTAPSPLAKENQDAAPARPVRARVDEDGVERDTAETSV; from the coding sequence ATGCGTCATTACGAAATCGTGTTCCTGGTCCATCCGGACCAGAGCGAGCAGGTACCCGCCATGATCGAGCGCTATCGCTCGCTCATAGAAGGCGGCGACGGCCGTATCCATAGACTCGAGGACTGGGGTCGGCGCCAGCTTGCCTATCCGATCAGCAAGGTCCACAAGGCCCACTACGTGCTCATGAACATCGAATGTACACCAGCAATCCTGGCTGAGCTCGAAACCGCGTTCAAGTTCAATGATGCGGTGATCCGGACCTTGACGCTGGCGCGTGACGAGGCGGTCACCGCGCCATCACCGCTGGCCAAGGAAAACCAGGACGCAGCGCCGGCACGACCGGTGCGGGCGCGTGTTGACGAAGACGGGGTCGAGCGGGACACCGCCGAGACCTCGGTCTAA